A region from the Aegilops tauschii subsp. strangulata cultivar AL8/78 chromosome 5, Aet v6.0, whole genome shotgun sequence genome encodes:
- the LOC141022582 gene encoding uncharacterized protein, whose amino-acid sequence MGPQQFVSSSATAVYIDPNVLLNFDTLKYNHLDGCAVLTAVGTRGGVAILWDKSTVQIDTRAVGLFSITAKVTLLQCSSSFWLTTVYGPVDDGLKDSFLAELIHSAPPLGEPWMLAGNFNIIYEARDKSNLNLNRRIMGMFRRAIDTAGLKEIKCKNRRFTWSNERQDPTLVSIDKIFCNVEWESLFPSLMLMAASTACSDHCPLVLADTTAPPRRATFKFEAFWPRFPRFRETLERAWQRPVASTCPIARLNTKLKRAAFDLKIWARSLFSDAKVQLHLAAEVVLRLDIAQEARRLSPAEFCLRKQLKLRIVGLAAIERARKRQASRTEAGLATAHGDKATIAHAHFLQLLGTRRPRSCSINWDSILLPSVENVGIDNPFTETEVWEAIKASPSEKASGPDGFSGAFYRSCWSLIKHDIMAVFHHFYNLAGGDFAALNSAMIVLLPKKDGATSMADYRPISLIHSIAKLIAKDGGRCLLSILHLFGEATGLHVNLAKSSAVPISCGDLDLGSILHNFGGSVASLPITYLGLPITTSRVRLVHLQFILDRIRARLAGWKGRLMHIAGRRVLVRCVLSAMPTFALTVLRAPKKFFKEVDKARCRFLWAQDEAATRGKCKVAWSAVTTPEPHGGLGIHDLDKFARALRLRWLWLSWTHPEQPWVGTDTPCNLQDRALFAANTAVTIGDGKTASFWSSPWLDGRPLRLDYPTLFARSIRKNRSVRDALLDGRWILDLRHGETSSIAPSVLQLARAIWRAGIIGIIINNDLSDTIRWTAATSGHYSARSAYAAQFQAPMAPFPSKDVWRIWAPGKLKMFLWMLHLDRLWCNNRLQRRGWENSYFCQLCLRNLESSSHLFWDCPIAIQAWTMAASWRGCHSLAHATWSSGTTTTERVRLITDAARPTDRKGTRSILVLIGWHIWLERNACTFRGKTPCSRSIIEACRRDMEQWRIAGAACIEHPFGDVP is encoded by the exons ATGGGGCCCCAGCAATTTGTATCAAGCTCCGCCACTGCTGTCTACATCGATCCCAATGTTCTACTGAAT TTCGATACGCTGAAATATAACCATTTAGATGGCTGTGCGGTCCTGACGGCAGTTGGAACAAGAGGAGGTGTTGCGATCCTCTGGGACAAGAGCACTGTGCAGATCGACACACGGGCTGTGGGTCTCTTCTCGATCACAGCCAAGGTCACCCTCCTGCAGTGCTCATCCTCTTTCTGGCTGACAACGGTATACGGCCCGGTCGATGATGGGCTCAAGGATTCTTTCCTGGCGGAGCTGATCCATTCTGCACCACCGCTAGGTGAGCCATGGATGCTTGCAGGCAACTTCAACATCATATACGAAGCAAGGGACAAAAGCAACTTAAATCTGAACCGGCGCATCATGGGCATGTTCAGAAGGGCGATCGACACGGCTGGCCTGAAGGAGATCAAGTGCAAAAACAGGCGCTTCACATGGTCAAATGAGCGACAAGATCCAACCCTGGTGAGCATTGACAAGATTTTCTGCAATGTCGAATGGGAGAGCCTCTTCCCCTCCCTCATGCTCATGGCTGCTTCGACTGCTTGCTCGGATCACTGTCCGCTAGTGCTGGCTGACACCACTGCCCCACCGAGGAGGGCCACCTTCAAATTTGAAGCATTTTGGCCGCGCTTCCCGCGCTTCAGAGAGACACTGGAACGGGCCTGGCAGCGGCCTGTTGCGTCAACGTGCCCCATCGCACGATTAAACACCAAACTGAAGCGGGCAGCTTTTGATCTCAAGATTTGGGCTCGTTCCCTGTTCAGTGATGCCAAAGTGCAGCTCCACCTTGCCGCTGAGGTTGTGCTCCGGCTGGATATAGCCCAAGAGGCACGCCGTCTGTCCCCCGCTGAATTTTGCCTCCGCAAGCAGCTCAAACTCAGGATCGTCGGCCTGGCGGCGATCGAGCGTGCACGCAAGCGTCAAGCATCCAGA ACTGAAGCTGGTCTGGCCACTGCGCACGGCGACAAGGCCACCATTGCTCACGCCCACTTCCTTCAGTTGCTCGGCACAAGGCGGCCACGCTCCTGCTCGATCAACTGGGACTCCATCCTGCTACCTTCGGTTGAGAATGTTGGAATCGACAACCCGTTCACAGAAACTGAAGTTTGGGAGGCGATCAAGGCATCCCCCTCTGAGAAGGCATCTGGACCTGACGGTTTCTCGGGCGCCTTCTACAGATCATGCTGGAGCCTAATTAAGCACGACATCATGGCTGTTTTCCACCATTTCTACAACTTAGCTGGGGGAGATTTTGCGGCCCTGAACTCTGCCATGATTGTGCTGCTGCCGAAGAAGGACGGGGCAACAAGTATGGCTGATTACAGACCCATCAGCCTTATTCACTCCATCGCAAAGCTCATCGCCAAG GATGGAGGTAGATGCCTGCTCAGCATTCTGCACCTCTTCGGCGAGGCCACAGGCCTGCACGTCAACCTGGCCAAGTCCTCGGCTGTGCCGATTAGCTGCGGCGACCTCGACCTCGGTTCCATCTTGCACAACTTTGGCGGCAGCGTGGCGTCACTACCCATCACGTACCTAGGCCTCCCAATCACCACCAGTAGGGTTCGTTTAGTCCACCTGCAGTTCATCCTAGATAGGATTCGTGCGCGCCTCGCTGGTTGGAAGGGCAGACTCATGCATATCGCCGGCCGAAGGGTGCTCGTCCGCTGCGTCCTCTCCGCTATGCCGACGTTCGCCCTCACGGTTCTGAGAGCACCAAAGAAGTTTTTCAAGGAGGTAGATAAAGCCAGATGTCGTTTCCTCTGGGCACAAGACGAAGCAGCAACTAGAGGAAAGTGCAAGGTAGCATGGAGCGCGGTCACCACGCCGGAACCCCACGGAGGCCTCGGTATCCATGATCTGGACAAATTCGCGCGCGCCCTCCGTCTGCGCTGGCTCTGGCTCTCCTGGACCCATCCAGAGCAGCCATGGGTCGGCACGGACACACCATGCAACCTGCAGGATCGAGCCCTCTTCGCTGCCAACACGGCGGTCACCATCGGGGACGGCAAGACGGCGTCTTTCTGGTCAAGTCCCTGGCTAGACGGCAGGCCACTCCGGCTGGACTACCCCACCCTGTTCGCCCGCTCCATCCGCAAGAACAGGTCCGTCCGGGACGCGCTGCTCGACGGGCGATGGATCCTTGATCTCCGCCACGGGGAAACAAGCAGCATCGCGCCATCTGTGCTCCAGCTTGCAAGGGCGATTTGGAGAGCTGGCATCATCGGCATCATCATCAACAATGACCTCAGCGACACAATCCGCTGGACTGCTGCCACCTCCGGGCACTACTCCGCCCGCTCCGCCTACGCGGCACAATTCCAGGCGCCAATGGCACCCTTCCCCTCCAAGGACGTCTGGCGTATCTGGGCACCTGGGAAGCTCAAGATGTTCCTCTGGATGCTCCACCTGGACAGACTGTGGTGCAACAATCGCCTGCAGCGGCGTGGCTGGGAGAATAGCTACTTCTGTCAACTCTGCTTGCGAAATTTGGAGTCCTCCTCCCACCTGTTCTGGGACTGCCCGATTGCCATCCAGGCCTGGACAATGGCGGCGTCTTGGCGGGGCTGCCACTCTCTGGCACACGCTACCTGGAGCTCCGGAACGACGACGACGGAAAGAGTGAGACTGATCACGGATGCGGCAAGGCCAACCGACAGGAAGGGCACCAGATCCATTCTTGTGCTCATTGGCTGGCACATATGGCTTGAGCGTAACGCATGCACCTTCCGCGGTAAGACGCCGTGCTCTCGCTCCATCATCGAAGCGTGCCGGCGTGACATGGAGCAATGGAGAATCGCAGGAGCAGCCTGCATAGAGCACCCCTTCGGGGATGTGCCGTGA